Proteins found in one Mustela lutreola isolate mMusLut2 chromosome 10, mMusLut2.pri, whole genome shotgun sequence genomic segment:
- the TRAPPC3 gene encoding trafficking protein particle complex subunit 3 isoform X2, protein MGYNIGVRLIEDFLARSNVGRCHDFRETADVIAKVAFKMYLGITPSITNWSPAGDEFSLILENNPLVDFVELPDNHSSLIYSNLLCGVLRGALEMVQMAVEAKFVQDTLKGDGVTEIRMRFIRRIEDNLPAGEE, encoded by the exons GGGCTATAACATTGGAGTCCGACTGATTGAAGATTTCTTGGCACGGTCAAATGTTGGGAGGTGCCACGACTTTCGGGAAACCGCAGATGTCATTGCCAAG GTGGCGTTCAAGATGTACTTGGGCATCACTCCAAGCATCACCAATTGGAGCCCAGCTGGTGACGAATTCTCcctcattttggaaaataaccCCTTGGTGGACTTTGTGGAACTTCCTGATAACCACTCATCCCTTATTTATTCTAACCTCTTGTGTGGGGTGTTGCGGGGAGCCTTGGAGATG GTCCAGATGGCCGTGGAGGCCAAGTTTGTCCAAGACACCCTGAAAGGAGACGGCGTGACAGAAATCCGGATGAGGTTCATCAGGCGGATTGAGGACAATCTCCCAGCCGGAGAGGAGTGA